One part of the Amaranthus tricolor cultivar Red isolate AtriRed21 chromosome 16, ASM2621246v1, whole genome shotgun sequence genome encodes these proteins:
- the LOC130803311 gene encoding probable non-specific lipid-transfer protein AKCS9, which produces MAKTIVIVTCLVAFIVAVLVADVVAQTPTPSPCTTTPPPDLQQNCAGAYLGFNPSAQCCSVLKREERCLCTYASNPDYAIFVNSDTSKRIAAKCNITLTC; this is translated from the coding sequence ATGGCAAAGACGATAGTTATTGTTACATGCCTCGTGGCGTTTATTGTGGCGGTGTTGGTGGCCGATGTGGTAGCCCAAACACCAACACCATCACCATGTACTACTACTCCACCACCCGATTTACAACAAAATTGTGCTGGAGCATACTTGGGCTTTAATCCATCAGCTCAATGTTGTAGTGTTTTAAAAAGGGAGGAAAGATGCCTTTGTACATACGCTAGTAACCCAGACTATGCAATATTCGTTAATTCCGATACTTCTAAGCGTATAGCCGCCAAATGTAATATCACCCTTACATGTTAA
- the LOC130802261 gene encoding non-specific lipid-transfer protein 2-like produces MANKAYTLALIAMVVATMLVIEAPTPSMARTKCDITELIQPCAGSFLYNNVPPSKECCNILKAQKSCLCQYKSKYEGYAGSPSAKRVVSACKVKVSC; encoded by the coding sequence ATGGCGAACAAAGCATACACCCTTGCTTTAATTGCAATGGTTGTCGCCACGATGCTGGTGATCGAGGCGCCAACACCGAGTATGGCGAGAACCAAATGCGACATCACGGAGCTAATACAGCCGTGTGCAGGGTCATTTTTATACAACAATGTACCACCATCTAAAGAATGTTGCAATATACTAAAAGCTCAAAAGTCATGTCTTTGCCAATACAAGTCTAAGTATGAGGGTTATGCTGGCTCTCCTAGTGCTAAGCGTGTTGTTTCTGCTTGCAAAGTTAAAGTTTCATGCTAG
- the LOC130802262 gene encoding putative glutamine amidotransferase GAT1_2.1 → MATEDLSTILPRVVIVSRRSVRKNKFVDFVGEYHLDLIVNYGAVPIIVPRVSGIHMVLESFEPIHGVLLCEGEDVDPSFYESHLNSSDLTPQQLDEVRQLHSSDTAIDKEKDSIEFRLAKLCLDRNIPYLGICRGSQVLNVACGGTLYQDIETELHKKLPEDQRLAHMNYENYDGHRHLVEVVKGTPLNKWFKESLVGDDKMEMFVNSYHHQGVKQLAKRFVPMAFAPDGLIEGFYDPNNYNPDEGKFIMGLQFHPERMRKHNSDEFDYSGCPRAYQEFVKAVVSYQRKINSTSVTKPIKLDHTLLEKKRRVLVRSFSLAREIYFAKDEIHPSAESELKVGEEFLKKSSSSKFLQSNIEVSQQQETKWKEGWENSPKGNLARKIFGKMPVEQLTNLVSFYQTMGKICSQVLDLKIHGMS, encoded by the exons ATGGCAACTGAAGATCTCTCTACCATCCTCCCTCGAGTTGTCATCGTTTCTCGTCGAAGCGTACGCAAGAACAAGTTCGTCGATTTTGTAg GTGAATACCATTTGGATCTAATAGTAAATTATGGAGCAGTACCCATAATAGTGCCCCGAGTGAGTGGTATACATATGGTTTTAGAGAGCTTTGAACCTATTCATGGTGTACTTTTATGTGAAGGTGAAGACGTAGATCCTTCCTTTTATGAATCCCACTTGAATAGTAGTGACCTTACACCTCAACAACTCGACGAAGTACGACAGCTTCACTCAAGTGACACCGCCATCGACAAGGAAAAAGACTCCATTGAGTTTCGCCTCGCCAAACTCTGCCTAGATCGCAACATTCCTTATCTTGGCATTTGTCGTGGGTCTCAG GTCCTTAATGTAGCATGTGGTGGGACCCTCTACCAAGACATAGAAACGGAGCTCCATAAAAAATTACCCGAAGATCAAAGACTAGCCCacatgaattatgaaaattatgaTGGGCATAGGCATTTGGTTGAGGTTGTTAAAGGCACCCCTTTAAATAAATGGTTTAAAGAGTCATTGGTGGGTGATGACAAAATGGAGATGTTTGTTAATAGCTATCACCATCAAGGAGTTAAGCAATTGGCTAAAAGATTTGTTCCTATGGCATTTGCACCCGATGGGTTGATTGAAGGGTTTTATGACCCGAATAACTATAACCCGGATGAAGGGAAGTTTATTATGGGGCTCCAATTCCATCCGGAACGAATGAGGAAACATAATTCGGATGAGTTTGATTATTCGGGTTGTCCACGTGCTTATCAG GAATTTGTAAAGGCAGTGGTCTCCTACCAAAGGAAGATCAATAGTACAAGTGTGACTAAGCCAATTAAGTTAGACCATACACTATTGGAGAAAAAGAGAAGAGTTTTAGTTAGAAGTTTTTCACTTGCAAGAGAGATTTATTTTGCAAAAGATGAGATTCATCCATCCGCAGAATCTGAGCTCAAAGTTGGGGAAGAATTTCTTAAGAAAAGTTCTAGCTCTAAGTTTCTCCAg TCGAATATTGAAGTAAGTCAGCAACAAGAAACTAAGTGGAAAGAAGGTTGGGAGAACAGCCCAAAAGGAAATTTGGCGAGGAAAATCTTTGGAAAAATGCCGGTGGAACAACTTACTAACCTAGTTTCCTTTTACCAAACCATGGGTAAAATTTGTTCACAAGTATTGGATTTAAAAATCCATGGTATGTCTTAA